The Halobacterium sp. CBA1132 genome has a segment encoding these proteins:
- a CDS encoding ferredoxin produces MYRVTIDREACDGVFACLTRDPRFVEDDDGIATLDPSADPAPPEDSDDGAIEQTNETVVGTFDDERVADAEDAAAACPFDAITVEEVDG; encoded by the coding sequence ATGTACCGCGTTACTATCGACCGCGAGGCCTGCGACGGCGTGTTCGCGTGCCTGACGCGGGACCCACGGTTCGTCGAGGACGACGACGGTATCGCCACGCTCGACCCGAGCGCGGACCCGGCGCCCCCGGAGGACAGCGACGACGGCGCTATCGAGCAGACGAACGAGACCGTCGTCGGAACGTTCGACGACGAGCGCGTCGCGGACGCCGAGGACGCCGCGGCGGCGTGCCCGTTCGACGCCATCACCGTCGAGGAGGTGGACGGATGA
- a CDS encoding CbiX/SirB N-terminal domain-containing protein, whose protein sequence is MSRTDSPTGSLNDEAVLLVGHGSRREESNEQVRTLAADLESRLGVPVDAGFLELAEPSIGDAIDALAPAVSSISVVHLSLFAASHVKTDVPAALRQARADHPDIDFDNGSHLGVHPAIVDLLDDRAASVEADLGVDRTDDDVAVVLCARGSSDPDANADVHKLARLLHEGREFSRVEPTFIGVTEPTLGDTLHDVAKHRPDAVVVLPYMLGDGVLTGRIRDGADDFDAEYPYVEAACGDPLGTDSRLLDVLADRWQEARTGSVEMSCDTCKYKVELDGYEEDVGGAKAMLRALDHRETHADRENVADDPHAHDAPDKHVAVCTNQTCAADGAPAVLERLRQAARDADDGSVRVTRSSCLGQCGDGPNVAVYPDGVWYQRVAPDDADRIVSSHLDADRIVADLDAQLL, encoded by the coding sequence GTGAGTCGCACCGACAGCCCCACAGGGAGCCTGAACGACGAAGCCGTGCTGCTAGTCGGCCACGGTTCTCGGCGCGAGGAGTCCAACGAACAGGTGCGGACGCTCGCCGCCGACCTCGAAAGTCGACTCGGCGTCCCCGTGGACGCGGGCTTCCTCGAACTCGCGGAGCCCTCCATCGGGGACGCCATCGACGCGCTCGCGCCCGCCGTCTCGAGCATCTCGGTGGTCCACCTATCGCTGTTCGCCGCCAGCCACGTCAAGACCGACGTGCCAGCGGCGCTCCGGCAGGCGCGCGCCGACCACCCGGACATCGACTTCGACAACGGCTCGCATCTCGGCGTCCACCCCGCCATCGTCGACCTACTGGACGACCGCGCGGCGAGCGTGGAAGCCGATCTCGGCGTCGACCGAACCGACGACGACGTGGCCGTCGTGCTGTGCGCTCGGGGGTCCAGCGACCCGGACGCGAACGCTGACGTCCACAAGCTCGCGCGCCTGCTCCACGAGGGTCGCGAGTTCTCCCGCGTGGAGCCGACGTTCATCGGCGTGACCGAACCCACACTGGGCGACACGCTCCACGACGTCGCCAAACACCGCCCGGACGCCGTAGTCGTCCTGCCGTACATGCTCGGCGACGGCGTGCTCACGGGCCGCATTCGGGACGGCGCCGACGACTTCGACGCCGAGTACCCGTACGTGGAGGCGGCCTGCGGCGACCCGCTGGGCACGGACTCGCGACTATTGGACGTGCTCGCGGACCGCTGGCAGGAGGCGCGCACGGGCAGCGTGGAGATGTCCTGTGACACCTGCAAGTACAAGGTCGAACTCGACGGCTACGAGGAGGACGTCGGGGGCGCGAAGGCGATGCTGCGCGCGCTCGACCACCGCGAGACCCACGCCGACCGCGAGAACGTCGCCGACGACCCCCATGCCCACGACGCCCCCGACAAACACGTCGCCGTCTGCACGAATCAGACGTGCGCTGCCGACGGCGCGCCCGCGGTGCTCGAACGCCTCCGGCAGGCCGCGCGGGACGCCGACGACGGAAGCGTGCGCGTCACGCGCTCGTCGTGTCTCGGCCAGTGCGGCGACGGCCCGAACGTCGCCGTCTACCCGGACGGCGTCTGGTACCAGCGCGTCGCTCCCGACGACGCCGACCGCATCGTCTCCTCGCACCTCGACGCGGACCGCATCGTCGCCGACCTCGACGCCCAACTGCTATGA
- a CDS encoding DUF3209 family protein codes for MTCHELEALRLGLMNVLGTDDRSAREHAEKELEGHLDGPIEGLANAESLSALQRHLDAALVDLEEQVAATDDSDPEYDYLRGRLVAVRDAERSLARVANHGDSLLADLGETHHSLHDAFPGDE; via the coding sequence ATGACCTGCCACGAACTCGAAGCCCTACGACTCGGATTGATGAACGTCCTCGGCACCGACGACCGGAGCGCCCGCGAGCACGCCGAGAAGGAACTGGAAGGACACCTCGACGGCCCCATCGAGGGGCTGGCGAACGCGGAGTCGCTGTCCGCGCTCCAACGCCACCTCGACGCCGCGCTCGTGGACCTCGAAGAACAGGTCGCCGCGACCGACGACAGCGACCCCGAGTACGACTACCTCCGCGGCCGCCTCGTCGCGGTGCGGGACGCCGAGCGGTCGCTGGCGCGCGTGGCGAATCACGGCGACTCGCTGCTCGCGGACCTCGGCGAGACCCACCACTCGCTGCACGACGCGTTCCCCGGCGACGAGTAG
- a CDS encoding VWA domain-containing protein, translated as MVELGSGKKVSPGRRAAAPFPAVVGQRDLKDALLAVAANDSLDGLLATGEKGTAKSTTARALADLLPDQRAVADCPYGCPPDDPDHQCADCRERDDPPVESRPVPFVTLPLGASRDRVVGSLSVPDALDGDAEFNPGLLARANRGFLYVDEVNLLDDHLVDVLLDAAASGVNRVERDGVSVTHPAQFTLVGTMNPEEGDLRPQFRDRFALHVDVAGSDDLDERAEIVSRALDGFDGDYAEATERVRERLLDARERLSDVDLPESLVRDITELCRDAGVDGHRADVATARAARTLAALDGRPTVTEADVQRAAEFALPHRLQSRPFEDAPDPEDVVDDHFEDESGSEDEPTDGETNGDASDDPDAESSDEADDSDSDSEHEREPESGGEADDDERAGGVPEGAHASNSDSGSEDESGDDRENDAESDGDDEAAAPLVPGQSRAETVEPGAGRAPETETPDAERDSGSGRAAATPSADSRGPRVRTERASATDSVDAAASVRAAAARGSETVESRDLRQSVRAGSASALVVFAVDASASMRGPMRAAKGVALDVLRDAYERRDEVAVVTFAGEDANVVLPPTDSVTLAARHLKSLPTGDRTPLPAGLRAADDVLARADPDAAVVVVVTDGRANAGTDAPTSDTREAASALADRGAEVLVVDAGDGDRASLVGDVVRASEGERVPLDALTPERIDGAVSAARGDGR; from the coding sequence ATGGTTGAATTAGGAAGCGGCAAAAAGGTGTCGCCCGGGCGACGCGCCGCGGCGCCGTTCCCCGCGGTCGTCGGCCAGCGCGACCTCAAGGACGCGCTCCTCGCGGTCGCCGCCAACGACTCCCTCGACGGTCTCCTCGCGACCGGCGAGAAGGGCACCGCCAAGTCCACGACCGCACGCGCGCTCGCCGACCTACTCCCCGACCAGCGCGCCGTCGCCGACTGTCCGTACGGCTGTCCCCCCGACGACCCCGACCACCAGTGCGCGGACTGCCGCGAACGCGACGACCCGCCAGTCGAGTCCCGGCCGGTCCCGTTCGTCACGCTCCCGCTGGGCGCGTCCCGTGACCGCGTCGTCGGGTCGCTCTCCGTGCCGGACGCTCTCGACGGTGACGCCGAGTTCAACCCTGGTTTACTCGCGCGAGCGAACCGCGGGTTCCTCTACGTCGACGAAGTGAACCTCCTCGACGACCACCTCGTCGACGTCCTCCTCGACGCCGCGGCCTCCGGGGTCAATCGCGTCGAACGCGACGGCGTCAGCGTCACCCACCCCGCCCAATTCACCCTCGTCGGCACGATGAACCCCGAGGAGGGCGACCTCCGCCCGCAGTTCCGCGACCGCTTCGCGCTCCACGTCGACGTCGCGGGCAGCGACGACCTCGACGAGCGCGCCGAAATCGTCTCGCGCGCGCTCGACGGCTTCGACGGCGACTACGCCGAGGCGACCGAGCGCGTCCGCGAACGCCTGCTCGACGCGCGCGAGCGCCTCTCCGACGTCGACCTGCCCGAGTCGCTGGTCCGCGACATCACCGAACTCTGCCGGGACGCGGGCGTCGACGGCCACCGCGCGGACGTCGCGACGGCCCGCGCCGCGCGTACGCTCGCCGCCCTCGACGGCCGGCCGACGGTCACGGAGGCAGACGTGCAGCGCGCCGCCGAGTTCGCGCTCCCCCACCGCCTCCAGTCGCGGCCGTTCGAGGACGCGCCCGACCCCGAGGACGTGGTGGACGACCACTTCGAGGACGAATCCGGGAGTGAGGACGAACCGACTGACGGCGAGACGAACGGAGACGCGAGTGACGACCCGGACGCCGAGTCCAGTGACGAAGCGGACGACTCCGACTCGGACTCCGAGCACGAACGCGAACCCGAATCTGGTGGCGAAGCGGACGACGACGAGAGAGCTGGCGGCGTCCCGGAGGGCGCGCACGCGTCCAACAGCGACTCTGGAAGTGAGGACGAGTCGGGTGACGACCGAGAGAACGACGCAGAATCGGACGGCGACGACGAGGCGGCTGCGCCGCTCGTCCCGGGCCAGTCGCGCGCCGAGACGGTCGAACCCGGTGCTGGGCGCGCGCCCGAGACGGAGACGCCGGACGCCGAGCGAGACTCCGGGAGCGGACGCGCGGCGGCGACCCCGAGCGCGGACAGTCGCGGGCCGCGCGTGCGGACCGAGCGCGCGTCCGCGACGGACAGCGTGGACGCCGCGGCGTCGGTGCGGGCGGCCGCCGCGCGCGGCAGCGAGACCGTCGAATCCCGGGACCTCCGGCAGTCCGTGCGCGCTGGGTCGGCGTCGGCGCTGGTGGTGTTCGCGGTGGATGCCAGCGCGTCGATGCGCGGACCGATGCGCGCCGCGAAAGGCGTCGCGCTGGACGTGCTGCGGGACGCCTACGAGCGCCGCGACGAGGTAGCGGTCGTGACGTTCGCGGGAGAGGACGCTAACGTGGTGTTGCCGCCGACGGACAGTGTGACGCTCGCTGCCCGACACCTCAAGTCGCTGCCGACGGGCGACCGTACGCCGCTGCCTGCGGGCCTGCGCGCCGCTGACGACGTGCTGGCGCGCGCGGACCCGGACGCCGCCGTCGTCGTGGTCGTCACGGATGGCCGCGCGAACGCCGGGACAGACGCCCCGACCAGTGACACGCGCGAGGCCGCGAGCGCGCTCGCCGACCGCGGCGCGGAAGTGCTCGTCGTGGACGCCGGGGACGGCGACCGCGCGAGCCTCGTCGGCGACGTGGTGCGAGCGTCTGAGGGCGAGCGCGTTCCGCTGGACGCGCTGACGCCCGAGCGAATCGACGGCGCGGTCTCCGCCGCGCGGGGTGACGGCCGATGA
- a CDS encoding cobaltochelatase subunit CobN translates to MPQIALYTATENELGSIQAAAERVEADVLARSESDLDDDTDVEAFVDAASDADAAVFWLHGAEDSMPGYDRAIDRLREAGVPLVVKSTGDAYAVEDTTVAAEDRDTVYEYLDRGGTANVANCLRFLVDRYSPAERAYDDPVALPTEGVYHPDHPGAEYDELRATFDPDAPTVAVWFYESHWTHENTRYVDSIVRALEEQGANALPIFCNPATDTDEQEDAEWVTDTWLLEDGEPVVDAVLSSFMFSLSMDERGRSASDEGDSAEDVFLDRLGVPVLQTVTTMRSRSRYDSADTGVMGFELALSVALPEFDGNVITHPISGKERTDDDAGIGTAPKQHFPIEDRVDHAAGLAVNWARLRHLDNDEKQVAVVLHNYPPSDDGIGTAFGLDTPESTVNLLDELDARGYNLGSEARSASAQSSGERSDPRDGQTPPEGQALIERLTSQLTLDDRWVAPEDVRASEASVGSSDASGGVREHSVDVVSPEEYADWWADADSEFRENVVEEWGDPPERPFAIPGVEFGNVLVTVQPPRGFGMDPEKVYHDSDLQPPHDYYAFYAWLRNDFDADAVVHLGTHGSLEWLPGKTVGLDSASAPDALLGDLPNVYPYIVNNPGEGTQAKRRSYAAVVDYLTPVMSNAGAYDNLAELEELASRYREAGTGVGADSEDHLADRIREHVDDLDLAVELGIEGEISEKADVRGPDEAGTSLAEGSVSGDDVDIEELVERVHEYVTDVKTTQIRLGLHTMGEPPEGDRLVEYLVALTRLENPGAPSLRESVAGVLGVDYQTMLDSPGAYSEELGMTYAEAADEVYETSVDLVETLAAEGFDVPASNVESDSEVNMNLLVVDIDTLGDARAKSGAHDDLRDVLAFICEEAAPRVFGAETEIPQTADALNGEYVEPGGSGAPTRGGVDLLPTGRNFYTLDPRKVPAKPAWDVGREVAEGVAERHYTEEGEYPEEIGVVAWGTPTVRTRGETIAQVLGLMGVRPVWTDAGRVDDVEPIPLDELGRPRIDVTTRVSGLFRDAFPQAAGVIHDAVDAVVALDEPHDRNYVKKHVEEDAEQLAEEGVDDPESAAKHRVFTTRPGGYGAGTNKAVDEGEWEDRSDLADVYVQWGGYAMGSRGKVSEAHDAFERRLGNVEATVKIEDTAEQDEFDSSDWYAFHGGFITAVAEESGEEPASYVGDSSDPDNVDVYTNEQKVRKAMRARVLNPEWLESMEEHGYKGAGDLSSTVDVTLGWDATTGIVSDHLWSEVAEKYAFDEDRQEWLRDVNPWALDSITDTLLEAIERGLWDADDDTEERLRDLNLQVEGDLEARSSRESTADPTEVPSDDD, encoded by the coding sequence ATGCCTCAAATTGCACTCTACACCGCGACCGAGAACGAGCTCGGCTCGATTCAGGCGGCCGCCGAGCGCGTCGAGGCCGACGTCCTCGCGCGCTCGGAGAGCGACCTCGACGACGACACCGACGTCGAGGCGTTCGTCGACGCCGCCAGCGACGCCGACGCCGCCGTGTTCTGGCTGCACGGCGCCGAGGACAGCATGCCCGGCTACGACCGCGCAATCGACCGCCTCCGGGAGGCGGGTGTCCCGCTGGTCGTCAAGTCCACGGGCGACGCTTACGCCGTCGAAGACACCACTGTCGCCGCCGAGGACCGCGACACCGTCTACGAGTACCTCGACCGCGGCGGCACCGCGAACGTCGCGAACTGCCTGCGCTTCCTCGTCGACCGCTACTCCCCCGCCGAGCGCGCGTACGACGACCCCGTCGCGCTCCCCACGGAGGGCGTCTACCACCCCGACCACCCGGGCGCCGAGTACGACGAACTCCGCGCGACCTTCGACCCGGACGCACCCACCGTGGCGGTCTGGTTCTACGAGTCCCACTGGACCCACGAGAACACGCGCTACGTCGACAGCATCGTGCGCGCGCTGGAAGAACAGGGCGCAAACGCCCTCCCGATTTTCTGTAATCCAGCCACGGACACCGACGAACAAGAAGACGCCGAGTGGGTGACCGACACGTGGCTCTTAGAAGACGGCGAGCCAGTCGTCGACGCCGTGCTCTCCTCGTTCATGTTCTCGCTGTCGATGGACGAGCGCGGCCGCTCGGCCTCCGACGAAGGCGATTCGGCCGAGGACGTCTTCCTCGACCGCCTCGGCGTGCCCGTCCTCCAGACGGTAACGACGATGCGCTCGCGTTCCCGCTACGACTCCGCGGACACGGGCGTGATGGGATTCGAACTCGCGCTCTCGGTCGCACTCCCGGAGTTCGACGGCAACGTCATCACGCACCCGATTTCGGGGAAAGAGCGCACCGACGACGACGCGGGCATCGGCACCGCGCCGAAGCAGCACTTCCCCATCGAGGACCGCGTCGACCACGCCGCCGGCCTCGCGGTGAACTGGGCGCGCCTGCGCCACCTCGACAACGACGAGAAGCAGGTCGCCGTCGTGCTCCACAACTACCCGCCCAGCGACGACGGCATCGGCACCGCGTTCGGCCTCGACACGCCCGAGAGCACGGTGAATCTGCTCGACGAACTGGACGCACGCGGGTACAATCTCGGTAGCGAGGCGCGAAGCGCCTCGGCACAGTCGAGCGGGGAGCGGAGCGACCCGCGAGACGGCCAGACGCCCCCCGAGGGACAGGCCCTCATCGAGCGACTGACGAGCCAGCTCACGCTGGACGACCGCTGGGTCGCGCCCGAGGACGTCCGCGCGAGCGAAGCGAGCGTGGGCTCGTCAGACGCGTCTGGCGGTGTGCGCGAACACAGCGTCGACGTGGTGTCGCCCGAGGAGTACGCAGACTGGTGGGCGGACGCCGACTCCGAGTTCCGCGAGAACGTGGTCGAAGAGTGGGGCGACCCACCCGAGCGTCCGTTCGCGATTCCGGGCGTGGAGTTCGGGAACGTGCTCGTGACCGTCCAGCCGCCGCGCGGGTTCGGGATGGACCCGGAGAAGGTCTACCACGACAGCGACCTCCAGCCGCCACACGACTACTACGCGTTCTACGCGTGGCTCCGAAACGACTTCGACGCGGACGCCGTCGTCCACCTCGGCACGCACGGCAGTCTGGAGTGGCTGCCCGGGAAGACCGTCGGCCTCGACTCAGCGAGCGCGCCGGACGCGCTGCTCGGCGACCTGCCGAACGTCTACCCGTACATCGTCAACAACCCCGGCGAGGGCACGCAGGCCAAGCGCCGGTCGTACGCCGCGGTCGTGGACTACCTCACGCCCGTGATGAGCAACGCCGGCGCGTACGACAACCTCGCGGAACTCGAAGAACTCGCCTCGCGCTACCGGGAGGCCGGAACGGGAGTCGGCGCGGACTCCGAGGACCACCTCGCGGACCGCATCCGCGAGCACGTCGACGACCTCGACCTCGCGGTCGAACTCGGCATCGAGGGCGAGATTTCGGAGAAAGCGGACGTTCGCGGTCCCGACGAAGCAGGCACGTCGCTGGCAGAAGGTAGCGTATCGGGCGACGACGTGGACATCGAGGAACTGGTCGAGCGTGTCCACGAGTACGTGACGGACGTGAAGACCACGCAGATTCGGCTGGGACTCCACACGATGGGCGAACCGCCGGAAGGCGACCGCCTCGTGGAGTACCTCGTCGCGCTCACGCGCCTCGAAAACCCAGGCGCGCCGTCGCTGCGCGAGTCGGTCGCGGGCGTCCTCGGCGTGGACTACCAGACGATGCTGGACTCCCCGGGCGCGTACAGCGAGGAACTGGGGATGACGTACGCCGAGGCCGCCGACGAGGTGTACGAAACGAGCGTCGACCTCGTGGAGACGCTCGCGGCGGAGGGCTTCGACGTGCCCGCGTCGAACGTCGAGAGCGACAGCGAGGTGAACATGAACCTCCTCGTGGTCGACATCGACACGCTCGGGGACGCGCGGGCGAAGTCGGGCGCGCACGACGACCTGCGCGACGTGCTGGCGTTCATCTGCGAGGAGGCGGCGCCGCGCGTGTTCGGCGCGGAAACCGAGATTCCCCAGACGGCGGACGCACTGAACGGCGAGTACGTCGAACCGGGCGGGAGCGGCGCGCCCACTCGGGGCGGCGTCGACCTGCTGCCGACGGGCCGGAACTTCTACACGCTGGACCCGCGGAAGGTGCCCGCCAAGCCCGCGTGGGACGTCGGGCGTGAAGTCGCCGAGGGCGTCGCGGAGCGGCACTACACGGAGGAGGGCGAGTACCCCGAGGAAATCGGCGTGGTCGCGTGGGGGACACCCACGGTTCGCACGCGCGGCGAGACCATCGCGCAGGTGCTCGGGCTGATGGGCGTGCGCCCGGTGTGGACGGACGCCGGGCGCGTCGACGACGTGGAGCCGATTCCGCTGGACGAACTCGGGCGGCCGAGAATCGACGTGACGACGCGCGTCTCCGGATTGTTCCGTGACGCGTTCCCGCAGGCGGCGGGCGTGATTCACGACGCCGTGGACGCCGTCGTCGCACTCGACGAGCCACACGACCGGAACTACGTGAAGAAGCACGTCGAGGAGGACGCCGAGCAGTTGGCCGAGGAGGGCGTCGACGACCCCGAGTCCGCCGCGAAGCACCGCGTGTTCACGACGCGTCCGGGCGGCTACGGCGCGGGCACGAACAAGGCCGTCGACGAGGGCGAGTGGGAGGACCGCTCGGACCTCGCGGACGTCTACGTCCAGTGGGGCGGCTACGCGATGGGGTCCCGGGGGAAGGTCTCGGAGGCCCACGACGCGTTCGAGCGCCGCCTCGGGAACGTCGAGGCGACCGTGAAAATCGAGGACACCGCCGAGCAGGACGAGTTCGACTCCTCGGACTGGTACGCGTTCCACGGCGGCTTCATCACCGCCGTCGCGGAGGAGTCCGGCGAGGAGCCGGCGTCGTACGTCGGGGACTCCAGCGACCCGGACAACGTGGACGTGTACACGAACGAGCAGAAGGTGCGGAAGGCGATGCGGGCGCGGGTCCTCAACCCCGAGTGGCTCGAATCGATGGAGGAGCACGGCTACAAGGGCGCCGGCGACCTGTCCTCGACGGTCGACGTGACGCTCGGGTGGGACGCCACCACCGGCATCGTCTCGGACCACCTCTGGAGCGAGGTCGCCGAGAAGTACGCCTTCGACGAGGACCGCCAAGAGTGGCTGCGGGACGTGAACCCGTGGGCGCTGGACTCCATCACGGACACCCTTCTGGAGGCCATCGAGCGCGGCCTCTGGGACGCCGACGACGACACCGAAGAACGGCTGCGAGACCTGAATCTGCAGGTGGAGGGCGACCTCGAAGCGCGCTCGTCGCGTGAATCGACTGCTGACCCAACGGAGGTGCCCTCGGATGACGACTGA